The genomic window ACGTGGGGCAGTGGCGAGGTCTGTCGTGCTCACGAGGCTCCAAGCAGGCTGGACATCAGACAACCACCAGAAGAGGTGTGATGACTGGGGCGAAATACTGCCCACCATGGGGCTGAAGAGCAAGAGTTCAGCCATAGTTATCTGATGACTTTGACCATCGCCCTGAGCAATGTATGACGACTTGCTTAGACTGGTCCTGGCCCGACCCTGCCGCACGGGCCACCACGGGAGGAAGCGATGTCCGCAGTCGACAAGGCGTTCCACGGGTTGCGCCGCATGATCTCCAGCGGCCGTCTCGGTGCCGGCCAGCGGTTTCCGCCGGAGGGCGATCTGTGTGAGGAGCTCGGTGTCTCGCGGAGTTCGCTGCGGGAGGCGGTGCGCATGCTCGCCGCCCTGGGCGCGGTCGAGGCCCGGCACGGCTCAGGCACCTTCGTCTCACAGCTGCGGCCGGAGGACCTGCTCGGCAGGCTGTCCCTGACGGTCGAACTGCTGCCGCTCGACGGTCTGCTGGAGCTCTTCGAGATCCGACGGGTCCTGGAGTCGCACGTGATGGCGCAGGCCGCCGCCCGGATCACGCCCGAGGAGCTGGAGACCCTCTACTGCCTTCTCGACACGATCGAGGCCAGCGTGGACCCCGCGGAGTTCGCCGACCACGACCACCGCTTCCATGCGGAGATCGCCCGCATCGGCGGCAGTCCCTCCATGCAGGCGCTGCTCACGGTCTTCCGGTCCCGCTCCCGCCACTACCGCGTCTTCGCGCTGCCCGAGGGGCCGGATTTCAAGCGGGCGGGCGACGAGGACCACCGGGTGATCGTGACCGCCCTGGCGAACCGCGACCCGGCATCGGCGGCGAGTGCGGCGGCAGCGCACATCGCCCGCAGCGAACGCTGGCTCAGCGCCACCCGCCCGCCCGTGACCGAGGATGCCGTGGACGAGTCGGCGAACGAGCCCGGCTGAGGGCGGCGCGTCCACCGGCAGCCGCGCATTCGGTACGGGAATCAGCACCGCCTCACCGCACCCCGCCGAGACCACCCAACTCCGGCAACTTCCGTTCGCGGCACGCCTCGGGTACCGATCACCGCTCAAGCGTGCCTCATATGGGCTACGTGCACAGTGGTCATTCGAACTATGGTGTCCCACCACATGTGACGGTGACCTGCGTGTTTCTACGGTGTGGCGACACGAAAACGTCCCCGTTCCCCGCTCGGAAGTGGTAGTCATGACCGCCTCTGCAACCGCTCCACCAGCCCCCGGCTCGCTCAAGCGCATCGTCGCCGCGAGCCTCATCGGCACCACCATCGAGTGGTACGACTTCTTCCTCTACGGATCGGCCGCCGCGCTCGTCTTCAACGAGCTGTTCTTTCCGGAGAAGGATCCTCTGGTCGGCACGCTCCTGGCCTTTCTGACGTACGCCGTCGGGTTCGCCGCGCGGCCGCTGGGCGCGCTGGTGTTCGGGCACTACGGGGACCGGCTCGGGCGCAAGAAGCTGCTGGTGCTGAGTCTGCTGATGATGGGTGCTGCGACGTTCGCGATCGGGCTGCTGCCCACATACGCGACGGTCGGGGCGGCCGCTCCCGTGCTGCTGACCGTGCTCCGGCTGGTGCAGGGGTTCGCGCTCGGTGGTGAGTGGGGCGGGGCCGTGCTGCTGGTCTCCGAGCACGGGGATGCGCGGCGGCGCGGGTTCTGGGCGTCGTGGCCGCAGACCGGGGCGCCGGCCGGGCAGTTGCTGGCGACCGGGGTGCTGTCGGCGCTGACGGCGCTGCTGTCGGATGCGGCGTTCACGTCATGGGGCTGGCGCATACCGTTCCTGCTCTCCGGGGTGCTGGTCATCGTCGGCTTGTGGATTCGTCTCTCTGTCGATGAATCGCCGGTGTTCAAGGCCGCGCTGGCCCAGGCCGAGCAGCGCAAGGCGGCCACCGCACAGGTCGAGAAGATGCCACTGGTCGCCGTGGTGCGCCACCACTGGCGCGATGTGCTGATCGCCATGGGCGCGCGCATGGCCGAGAACATCAGCTACTACGTGATCACCGCCTTCATCCTCGTCTACGCGACCACGTCGGCCGGGCTCAGCAAGCAGACCGCGCTCAACGCCGTGCTCATCGCGTCCGCCGTGCACTTCGCGGTGATCCCGGCATGGGGCGCCCTGTCCGACCGGATCGGGCGGCGTCCGGTGTATCTGATCGGCGCGGTCGGTGTGGGTCTGTGGATGTTCCCCTTCTTCGCACTCATCGACTCCAAGTCCTTCGGCAGCCTGCTGCTGGCCGTGACGGTCGGCCTGGTGCTGCACGGGGCGATGTACGCACCGCAGGCGGCGTTCTTCTCCGAGATGTTCGCGACGCGCATGCGCTACTCCGGTGCCTCGATCGGCGCGCAGTTCTCGTCAGTCGCCGCCGGGGCGCCGGCGCCGCTGATCGCCACCGCGCTGCTCGCGAGCTACGACAGTTCGACGCCGATCGCTCTGTACGTCATCGCCGCCGCGCTGCTCACGATGGTCGCCATCGCCTGCGCGAAGGAGACACGCGACCGTGACCTGGCCGACGTCACGGCGGAGCGCGACGACCGGGATGCCCGCGAGGCCGTGGTCACCGCGGACGCCCCGACGTCCGCCTGATGCGGCGGCTGTCAGGGCCGGGCCGAGGCCGGGTCCCGACAGCGCCCAGGAGCACAGGGCCGCGTGGACAGTCGTCCATGCGGCCCGCCGCATGCCGGCTTCCTGTCAGCGGACGACAGCCGATATCGCGTGCAGCCGCAGTGCGAGTTGGAGCTCCAGGGCGCGGGCCGGGGAGTGCCAGTCGTCGCCGAGCAGC from Streptomyces formicae includes these protein-coding regions:
- a CDS encoding FadR/GntR family transcriptional regulator, which gives rise to MSAVDKAFHGLRRMISSGRLGAGQRFPPEGDLCEELGVSRSSLREAVRMLAALGAVEARHGSGTFVSQLRPEDLLGRLSLTVELLPLDGLLELFEIRRVLESHVMAQAAARITPEELETLYCLLDTIEASVDPAEFADHDHRFHAEIARIGGSPSMQALLTVFRSRSRHYRVFALPEGPDFKRAGDEDHRVIVTALANRDPASAASAAAAHIARSERWLSATRPPVTEDAVDESANEPG
- a CDS encoding MFS transporter; this translates as MTASATAPPAPGSLKRIVAASLIGTTIEWYDFFLYGSAAALVFNELFFPEKDPLVGTLLAFLTYAVGFAARPLGALVFGHYGDRLGRKKLLVLSLLMMGAATFAIGLLPTYATVGAAAPVLLTVLRLVQGFALGGEWGGAVLLVSEHGDARRRGFWASWPQTGAPAGQLLATGVLSALTALLSDAAFTSWGWRIPFLLSGVLVIVGLWIRLSVDESPVFKAALAQAEQRKAATAQVEKMPLVAVVRHHWRDVLIAMGARMAENISYYVITAFILVYATTSAGLSKQTALNAVLIASAVHFAVIPAWGALSDRIGRRPVYLIGAVGVGLWMFPFFALIDSKSFGSLLLAVTVGLVLHGAMYAPQAAFFSEMFATRMRYSGASIGAQFSSVAAGAPAPLIATALLASYDSSTPIALYVIAAALLTMVAIACAKETRDRDLADVTAERDDRDAREAVVTADAPTSA